From one Colletotrichum destructivum chromosome 3, complete sequence genomic stretch:
- a CDS encoding Putative P-type ATPase, HAD superfamily, P-type ATPase, transmembrane domain superfamily, which translates to MSVPRENGHQRASSASRNGHAPLYRLNSNQSSTSIFEEVEMAHDELFSGPIAESLPTSVSAFSHRRPRADSTTSFAYYQDEPSPSPSFEDERRSLSDVGDFTFGDEDESDIDVENGNEVNDYMIQHRRSSTHSRSSVHARLLRRDSATTNKSLGGDRLSQKVYMVNEDLTIAIAGFRTSRLGFAAYAALCLSTLGLAWLLLRWLPRWQVRLLGKPFPLAECDWVVVENQWGEFVVMDVDKKMYGRPMSTIFGSNEKDYAMDDEYDPIIAELRMLNYRYVRLYFNQQKDRFVMFNGWVDPNWTDPRAARAGIDSDEKGVREVVFGNNLIDIEQKSIPQLLVDEVFHPFYVFQIASLILWSLDEYYYYAVAIFLMSFGSIATTLIETRATMKRLREISRFECDVRVLRNGFWRYVPSSELVPGDVYEVSDPNLTQFPSDGLLLSGDCIVNESMLTGESVPVSKSPATDETMYNLDLAAPTVSPEIAKHFLFCGTKIIRARRPQEDRDGDAVALALVVRTGFSTTKGSLVRSMLFPKPSGFKFYRDSFRYISVMAVVAMLGFIASFINFLRLHLAWHLIIVRALDLITIVVPPALPATLTIGTNFALGRLKKKQIFCISPQRVNVGGKLDIMCFDKTGTLTEDGLDIFGVRVVSPATGKFTAVLEDPASLVLDQAGDSAQASKLNAALFTMATCHSLRSVDDELMGDPLDLKMFEFTRWSFEEGRQRPNEVDDQDQGSLSPSVARPPTEHSDILHRTTARRDQSAPFELGILRSFEFVSQLRRASVVVRQFGQQSGDVYVKGAPECMREICREDSFPIDYDEQLAYYTHKGYRVIGCATRHIPKLSWVKAQKMKRHEAESNLEFIGFIIFENKLKPTTATVLTELLESNISTTMVTGDNILTAISVARECNLINKTAHCFVPRFAEGNAGDPKARLQWESIDNGAFQLNADTLLPMPPPADVDASLAYNINDIRNYSLAVSGEVFRWIVDFASPLVLQRMLVRGRVFARMSPDEKHELVEKLQGIGYCCGFCGDGANDCGALKAADVGISLSEAEASVAAPFTSRVFDIGCVPQVIREGRAALVTSFSCFKYMSLYSAIQFTSVSFLYATASNLGDFQFLFIDLLLILPIAIFMSWAGPFPVLSQKRPTADLVSRKVLIPLLGQMAICITVQAIVYVAVREQPWYIPPRIDHDKSNIKNSDNTVLFLVSCFEYILAGVVLNAGPPFREKAMKNWPFLATIATTLLITLYMILGPARSVRHLMQLTRTSWDFEIFMIMLGGVYLATAWTSEKYIFQKLARVAGHFKERVLKKPKQRKEYKIILENMQI; encoded by the exons ATGTCGGTTCCAAGGGAGAATGGGCACCAGCgtgcctcgtcggcgtcgagaaaCGGCCACGCACCGCTGTACCGGCTCAACTCGAATCAGAGCAGTACGAGCATATTTGAAGAGGTGGAAATGGCACATGATGAG CTTTTCTCTGGCCCGATCGCCGAAAGTCTTCCCACCAGCGTTTCCGCTTTCTCCCATCGCCGACCCCGTGCGGACTCCACGACGAGTTTTGCGTACTACCAGGACGagccctctccctctccctcgttTGAAGACGAACGCCGAAGTCTGTCCGACGTCGGGGACTTTACCTttggtgacgaggacgaaagcgacatcgacgtcgagaacgGCAATGAAGTCAACGACTACATGATACAACATCGGCGGTCTTCGACACACTCGAGATCCTCGGTCCATGCCCGCCTTTTGCGTCGAGACAGTGCGACGACCAACAAGAGTCTGGGCGGAGACCGTCTAAGTCAGAAGGTTTACATGGTGAACGAGGACTTGACAATTGCCATTGCTGGCTTCCGAACTAGCCGCTTAGGTTTTGCCGCTTATGCAGCACTCTGTCTTTCAACGCTTGGTCTTGCATGGCTGTTGTTGAGATGGCTCCCTCGCTGGCAAGTGAGGCTGTTGGGGAAACCGTTCCCACTAGCTGAGTGTGATTGGGTGGTGGTTGAG AATCAATGGGGAGAATTCGTCGTTATGGACGTGGACAAGAAAATGTACGGGAGACCCATGTCCACCATCTTTGGCTCCAACGAAAAGGACTATGCCATGGACGATGAATACGAtcccatcatcgccgagctgcgAATGCTGAATTATCGTTACGTTCGGCTGTACTTCAATCAGCAGAAGGACAGGTTTGTCATGTTCAACGGATGGGTGGATCCGAACTGGACCGATCCCCGTGCCGCCCGTGCCGGTATAGACAGTGATGAGAAGGGTGTACGAGAGGTTGTCTTTGGCAACAACCTCATTGACATTGAGCAAAAGTCGATACCGCAATTGCTTGTGGATGAG GTGTTCCATCCCTTTTACGTATTTCAGATTGCTAGCCTGATTCTCTGGTCTCTCGACGAATACTACTACTACGCCGTTGCCATCTTCTTGATGTCATTCGGCAGCATTGCGACAACCCTCATCGAAACCCGGGCA ACTATGAAAAGACTTCGCGAAATTTCTCGCTTTGAGTGCGACGTGCGAGTTCTTCGTAATGGGTTCT GGCGATACGTGCCTTCGAGCGAGCTTGTACCCGGCGATGTATACGAAGTTAGCGACCCCAACCTGACCCAATTCCCAAGCGATGGTTTACTCCTCAGCGGCGATTGCATCGTCAATGAGAGCATGCTCACAG GCGAATCGGTGCCTGTCTCGAAGTCCCCAGCCACTGACGAGACCATGTACAACCTCGACTTGGCTGCGCCTACAGTATCGCCTGAGATTGCCAAGCATTTTCTCTTTTGCGGCACCAAGATCATTCGTGCTCGACGTCCCCAAGAAGACCGCGATGGGGATGCTGTCGCCCTCGCGCTTGTGGTTAGGACCGGATTCAGTACCACAAAGGGCTCTCTCGTGCGATCCATGCTCTTCCCCAAGCCCTCCGGCTTCAAGTTCTATCGAGATTCTTTCAGATACATCAGTGTCATGGCTGTGGTAGCTATGCTCGGCTTCATTGCGTCTTTCATCAACTTCCTGCGTTTGCACCTTGCCTGGCACCTCATCATTGTGCGCGCCCTGGATCTCATCACTATTGTGGTACCACCTGCGCTGCCCGCCACGCTCACGATCGGCACCAACTTTGCGCTTGGCCGGCTCAAGAAAAAGCAAATCTTCTGCATCAGCCCTCAACGTGTCAACGTGGGCGGCAAGCTTGACATAATGTGCTTTGATAAGACGGGCACCCTCACAGAAGACGGGTTGGATATTTTCGGCGTCCGAGTTGTCTCGCCGGCGACAGGCAAGTTCACAGCTGTATTAGAAGACCCGGCGTCTCTGGTACTTGACCAGGCCGGAGATTCAGCTCAGGCATCAAAGCTTAATGCTGCTTTGTTTACCATGGCAACCTGCCACTCGCTCCGAtctgtcgacgacgagctgatGGGAGACCCGCTTGATCTGAAGATGTTCGAGTTCACACGATGGTCTTTCGAAGAAGGCAGACAGCGTCCCAACGAGGTAGACGATCAAGACCAAGGCAGTCTCTCACCATCAGTCGCCAGACCCCCCACTGAGCACAGTGATATACTACATCGTACCACTGCGAGGCGGGACCAATCG GCACCGTTTGAGCTTGGAATCCTGAGGTCCTTTGAGTTTGTTTCTCAACTTCGAAGGGCGAGTGTCGTTGTCCGACAATTTGGCCAACAAAGTGGAGACGTATACGTCAAAGGTGCACCGGAATGCATGCGGGAGATCTGCCGCGAAGACAGTT TTCCTATCGACTATGACGAACAGCTCGCCTACTACACGCACAAGGGTTATCGTGTAATTGGCTGCGCTACTCGACATATACCTAAGCTCAGTTGGGTGAAGGCTCAAAAAATGAAGCGGCACGAGGCAGAGTCCAATCTGGAGTTCATTGGCTTCATTATTTTTGAGAACAAGCTGAAACCAACCACGGCTACGGTATTGACTGAGCTTTTGGAGTCCAATATCAGCACAACTATGGTAACCGGTGACAACATCTTGACAGCCATCAGTGTGGCTCGCGAATGCAATTTGATCAACAAGACGGCGCACTGCTTTGTCCCAAGATTCGCCGAAG GCAACGCCGGTGACCCCAAGGCCAGACTCCAATGGGAAAGCATTGACAATGGTGCATTCCAGCTGAATGCGGATACCCTGCTG CCAATGCCTCCCccggccgacgtcgatgcgTCCCTGGCATACAACATCAATGACATTCGCAACTATTCATTGGCTGTCAGTGGCGAGGTTTTCCGGTGGATCGTTGATTTCGCATCTCCATTGGTTTTGCAGAGA ATGCTTGTCCGTGGTCGAGTATTCGCGCGGATGTCACCAGATGAGAAGCATGAGCTGGTTGAGAAGCTCCAAGGTATTGGATATTGTTGCGGATTTTGTGGTGACGGCGCGAACGATTGCGGCGCCCTCAAAGCGGCCGACGTCGGTATTTCGCTGTCAGAAGCGGAGGCTTCTGTCGCGGCCCCTTTCACATCGCGCGTCTTCGATATTGGATGTGTGCCTCAGGTCATCCG CGAGGGACGCGCTGCGCTTGTGACAAGCTTCAGCTGTTTCAAGTACATGAGTTTGTACTCAGCCATCCAGTTCACGTCTGTCAGCTTTCTCTATGCGACGGCGTCAAATCTTGGTGACTTTCAG TTCCTATTTATCGATCTGCTGTTGATTCTGCCGATTGCtatattta TGAGCTGGGCTGGACCGTTCCCTGTGCTGTCACAGAAAAGACCAACTGCAGATCTTGTCTCCCGCAAGGTGCTTATTCCGCTGCTGGGCCAAATGGCCATTTGTATCACGGTACAAGCGATCGTCTACGTGGCTGTTCGGGAGCAGCCTTG GTATATTCCACCCCGAATTGACCATGACAAGTCCAACATTAAGAATTCGGATAACACTGTTCTGTTCCTGGTATCCTGCTTTGAATATATCCTAGCGGGAGTGGTGCTCAACGCTGGCCCACCTTTCCGAGAGAAGGCGATGAAGAACT GGCCATTCCTGGCGACAATTGCAACAACTCTTTTAATTACATTGTACATGATCCTTGGGCCTGCGCGTTCAGTACGGCACTTGATGCAGCTGACCAGGACAAGTTGGGACTTTGAGATTTTTATGATTATGTTGGGCGGCGTTTACCTGGCAACGGCGTGGACATCGGAAAAGTACATCTTCCAGAAACTGGCCCGGGTAGCGGGGCATTTCAAAGAACGGGTTTTGAAAAAACCCAAACAACGGAAGGAGTACAAAATCATCTTGGAGAACATGCAGATATAG
- a CDS encoding Putative nucleosome assembly protein (NAP), whose amino-acid sequence MAEPIRNKRLDPATAPTPQNTPLQNAPISSHAQQPGVASIKEEDFDRAAAASIFAQNPKLVQMIQGRLGSLVGRSSGYVESLPPQVRRRVAGLKGIQKEHSKLEAEFQEEVLQLEKKYFAKFTPLYEKRAKIVNGGSEPSEEEIKAGEEEDEEDDEIEEAEKDEKADKPAESSEPVSGIPEFWLSAMKNQISLAEMITDRDEAALKHLVDIRMEYLDKPGFRLIFEFAENEFFANKTITKTYFYQNESGYGGDFIYDHAEGDKIEWKEGKDLTVRVESKKQRNKNTKQTRIVKKTVPTESFFNFFSPPQAPTDEDDDAASDIEERLELDYQLGEDIKEKLIPRAIDWFTGEALAFEELDDDDLEGDYDDEDDEDEDDLSEGGDDDEESEDDDDTGKPKQEAAECKQS is encoded by the exons ATGGCTGAGCCTATTCGCAACAAGCGCCTCGACCCGGCCACTGCGCC TACGCCGCAGAACACCCCTCTTCAGAATGCGCCCATCTCGTCGCATGCCCAGCAGCCTGGCGTTGCCAGCATTAAGGAGG AGGACTTCGatcgcgccgccgccgcttccaTTTTCGCCCAGAACCCCAAACTCGTTCAGATGATTCAGGGAAGACTCGGTTCTCTCGTCGGCCGATCCTCCGGCTACGTCGAATCGTTGCCCCCTCAGGTGCGCCGTCGTGTTGCCGGCCTGAAGGGTATCCAGAAGGAGCACTccaagctcgaggccgagttTCAGGAGGAGGTTCTCCAGCTCGAGAAGAAGTACTTCGCCAAATTCACCCCTCTCTACGAGAAGCGTGCCAAGATTGTCAATGGAGGCTCTGAGCcgtccgaggaggagatcaaggccggcgaggaggaggatgaagaggatgacgagaTTGAGGAGGCtgagaaggacgagaaggccgatAAGCCCGCCGAGTCGTCTGAGCCTGTCTCTGGTATCCCCGAGTTCTGGCTGTCCGCCATGAAGAACCAAATCTCCCTTGCCGAGATGATTACCGACCGCGACGAGGCCGCACTCAAGCACCTTGTCGATATTCGCATGGAATATCTTGATAAGCCTGGTTTCCGCCTCATCTTTGAGTTCGCCGAGAACGAGTTCTTCGCCAACAAGACCATCACCAAGACCTACTTCTACCAGAACGAGAGCGGTTATGGCGGCGACTTCATCTACGACCACGCCGAGGGTGACAAGATTGAGTggaaggagggcaaggatCTCACGGTCAGAGTTGAGAGCAAGAAGCAGAGAAACAAGA ACACCAAGCAGACCCGTATCGTCAAAAAGACGGTACCCACTGAGTCTTTCTtcaacttcttctccccgCCTCAAGCCCCTaccgatgaggacgatgacgctGCCTCCGACATTGAGGAGCGTCTCGAGCTCGACTACCAGCTTGGCGAGGACATCAAAGAAAAGCTTATTCCGCGTGCGATCGACTGGTTCACTGGTGAGGCATTGGCCTTTGAGGAgctggatgacgatgacCTGGAGGGtgactacgacgacgaggacgacgaggacgaggatgatcTCAGCGagggtggtgatgatgacgaggaatCTGAGGACGAT GATGACACCGGCAAGCCCAAgcaggaggcggccgagtgCAAGCAGAGCTGA
- a CDS encoding Putative D-isomer specific 2-hydroxyacid dehydrogenase, catalytic domain, ACT-like protein, with the protein MASAQDIAGVSAHSKQLEVSASLGLSTSPTATFQSPPSSFAGAALTRRPAPKLLKPFDTQDIKILLLENVNQTGKDILTEQGYQVEALKTSLPEDQLIEKIRDVHVIGIRSKTKLTEKVLREAKNLLVIGCFCIGTNQVDLEYAAAHGIAVFNSPFANSRSVAELVIAEIITLARQLGDRSNEMHRGTWNKVSAKCWEIRGKTLGIVGYGHIGSQLSVLAEAMGMNVVYYDTVNLMALGTSRQVPTLENLLEEADFVTLHVPELPETKNMISTAQLEKMKTGAYLINASRGSVVDIQALINAMRSGKIAGAALDVYPNEPAANGDYFNSSLNSWGEDLRSLNNIILTPHIGGSTEEAQRAIGVEVAEALVRYINQGVTLNSVNLPEVNLRSLTLDEPEHARVIYIHRNVPGVLRRVNEILGNHNVDKQISDSKGDIAYLMADVSSVKTDDIKEISDGLDSLSSRILTRVLY; encoded by the exons ATGGCCTCAGCACAGGATATCGCTGGCGTCTCTGCCCACAGCAAGCAGCTCGAAGTCTCTGCCAGTCTGGGTCTGTCAACGTCGCCCACAGCTACTTTCCAGTCCCCCCCTTCCAGCTTTGCTGGTGCGGCGTTGACCCGGAGACCTGCCCCCAAGCTCCTGAAACCCTTCGACACACAGGATATCAAGATTCTGCTTCTTGAGAATGTAAACCAGACCGGCAAGGACATCCTTACCGAACAGGGCTACCAGGTCGAGGCTCTTAAGACCTCCTTGCCCGAAGACCAGCTCATTGAGAAGATCCG GGACGTGCATGTCATTGGCATTCGCTCCAAGACCAAGTTGACCGAGAAGGTCCTGCGCGAAGCCAAGAACTTGCTTGTCATTGGTTGCTTCTGCATCGGCACCAACCAAGTTGATCTCGAATATGCTGCTGCGCACGGTATTGCTGTCTTCAATTCTCCCTTCGCCAACTCGCGCAGTGTCGCGGAGCTTGTCATTGCCGAGATCATCACTCTGGCCCGTCAGCTCGGTGACCGTTCCAACGAGATGCACCGGGGGACATGGAACAAGGTCAGCGCTAAGTGCTGGGAAATTCGCGGGAAAACTCTTG GCATTGTCGGTTATGGCCACATTGGCTCTCAGTTGTCCGTtttggccgaggccatgggcATGAACGTTGTGTACTATGATACCGTGAACCTCATGGCCCTAGGTACCTCGAGACAAGTGCCCACCCTAGAAAACTTGCTTGAGGAGGCCGACTTTGTCACCCTGCACGTGCCGGAGCTCCCAGAGACCAAGAACATGATTTCCACTGCTCAGCTAGAGAAGATGAAGACCGGCGCTTACCTCATCAATGCCAGCCGTGGCAGCGTCGTTGACATACAGGCCCTTATCAACGCCATGCGCTCCGGCAAGATTGCTGGCGCTGCTCTCGACGTCTACCCCAATGAGCCGGCAGCCAACGGCGACTACTTCAACAGCTCGCTCAACTCATGGGGCGAGGACCTGCGGAGCCTGAACAACATCATCTTGACGCCCCACATTGGTGGTTCGACTGAGGAGGCTCAGCGAGCTATCGGTGTCGAAG TTGCCGAGGCGCTCGTGCGCTACATTAACCAGGGTGTCACCCTCAACAGTGTGAACTTGCCCGAGGTCAACCTGAGATCGCTGACTCTGGACGAGCCTGAACACGCTCGT GTCATCTACATTCACCGAAACGTTCCTGGTGTTTTGCGCAGAG TCAACGAGATTCTTGGCAACCACAACGTCGACAAACAAATTTCCGACAGTAAGGGCGAT ATTGCTTACCTGATGGCCGATGTCAGCAGTGTCAAGACCGACGACATCAAGGAGATTTCCGATGGACTGGATTCTCTCAGCT CGCGCATTTTGACCCGTGTTCTGTACTAG